The following proteins are co-located in the Gloeocapsa sp. PCC 7428 genome:
- a CDS encoding glycosyltransferase family 2 protein — translation MKKVTAIVPVYKVEKYIATAVASVVAQTYQNWELLIVDDGSPDASVAICQQFNDPRIKIIHQANRGVSAARNTGIRHAQGEIIAFLDGDDLWLPQKLEKHLAHLESSPSVGVSFSRSAFIDESGNLLGTFMMPKLKNITPSYLLLDSVVGNGSAAVMRREVIEDSAMQGCYFDEQLHHAEDLEYWLRIAIQTSWQIEGIPEALTLYRVNPQGASQNLFKQFESLEKVLAKTRTYAPELVAQCDRPAKAYQLKSLARSAIRMHSGTVAVNLMHQALVTHWSIWKEPRRTLMTLVAAYLLWFLPQSFYHQIETIAQRMIGTVQKYRIRHARQSI, via the coding sequence ATGAAAAAAGTAACAGCGATCGTACCGGTGTACAAAGTCGAGAAGTATATCGCTACAGCAGTAGCATCGGTGGTAGCACAAACATATCAAAACTGGGAATTGTTAATAGTCGATGATGGTTCGCCGGATGCGAGTGTGGCGATTTGTCAGCAGTTTAACGATCCGAGAATTAAGATTATTCACCAAGCAAATCGTGGTGTATCCGCAGCGCGCAATACTGGTATTCGTCATGCGCAAGGTGAAATTATTGCGTTTTTAGATGGCGATGATCTGTGGCTACCACAAAAGCTAGAAAAACATTTGGCGCATCTGGAATCTTCCCCCAGTGTAGGTGTGAGCTTTAGCCGTTCCGCTTTTATTGATGAATCGGGCAATTTACTCGGTACGTTTATGATGCCCAAACTCAAAAATATTACGCCGTCGTATCTCTTGCTCGATAGTGTTGTTGGGAACGGTTCGGCGGCTGTCATGCGGCGAGAAGTGATAGAAGATAGTGCGATGCAGGGTTGTTATTTCGACGAGCAATTGCATCATGCTGAGGATTTAGAATATTGGCTGCGCATTGCAATTCAAACTTCTTGGCAAATTGAGGGAATTCCTGAAGCGCTTACGTTGTATCGAGTGAATCCTCAAGGGGCTTCGCAAAATTTATTCAAGCAGTTTGAGTCATTAGAAAAGGTTCTCGCAAAAACTCGTACTTATGCCCCTGAACTCGTTGCACAGTGCGATCGCCCCGCGAAGGCTTATCAACTCAAGTCGCTGGCGCGAAGTGCGATTCGGATGCACTCGGGAACAGTCGCGGTAAATTTGATGCATCAAGCTTTGGTTACTCATTGGAGTATTTGGAAAGAACCTCGTCGTACGCTGATGACTTTAGTTGCTGCGTATTTGTTGTGGTTTCTACCGCAATCTTTTTATCACCAGATTGAAACTATTGCGCAACGCATGATCGGAACTGTGCAAAAATACCGCATTCGACACGCGAGACAATCTATATAA
- a CDS encoding glycoside hydrolase family 5 protein encodes MQYTRSCSRSHFIRFGLLAMASGLTGIACDRLQAASPTTVKPSRLQTLAKGFNLGHWQRHNLADGYYTLATLQQYKRLGLTYTRLPVVLSTFFDNKNPGVLKTDSLATLDAIVRLHAQVGLGIILAPFNHPKSLYSDPAVLAKFVAFFKAFATHMRSSDPEKVFLEVMNEPNAETPQAWDRVQIELIKAMRTGAPHHTIIASSNVSATANDWNNARSLPLTRIVADKNVVYNFHFYEPFVFTHQGASWGWRATQFMKNIPYPATLATITLPLSKIQDTEAKNAVEHYAQQQWDRDKLITLLSPIANWARTNNVAVLCNEFGAIPWTVPRGSLLRYLKDVRQVLESMGIGWGQWFELDVHDAEVMQALGLKPIRH; translated from the coding sequence ATGCAATATACTCGTTCTTGCTCTCGCTCTCATTTTATCCGGTTTGGTCTACTCGCAATGGCTTCTGGGCTAACAGGTATTGCGTGCGATCGCCTGCAAGCCGCATCACCTACCACAGTTAAACCCAGCCGATTGCAGACTTTAGCCAAAGGTTTTAATCTCGGACACTGGCAACGACACAACCTCGCTGATGGATACTATACATTAGCAACATTGCAGCAGTACAAGCGCTTGGGATTGACTTACACGCGCCTACCTGTTGTTTTATCAACATTTTTCGATAACAAGAATCCTGGTGTTTTAAAGACTGATTCGCTAGCGACTCTCGATGCGATCGTGCGGCTTCACGCGCAAGTAGGGCTGGGAATCATTTTAGCGCCGTTTAATCATCCCAAATCGCTGTATTCCGATCCTGCTGTACTCGCTAAGTTTGTTGCGTTCTTTAAAGCTTTTGCAACTCATATGCGCAGCAGCGATCCCGAAAAGGTGTTTTTGGAAGTGATGAACGAACCAAATGCAGAAACACCTCAAGCTTGGGATCGGGTGCAAATCGAGTTAATCAAAGCTATGCGCACAGGCGCACCCCACCACACAATTATTGCCAGTTCCAATGTGAGTGCGACTGCAAACGATTGGAACAACGCGCGATCGCTTCCTTTGACTCGCATTGTTGCAGATAAAAATGTCGTGTATAACTTCCACTTTTACGAACCATTTGTTTTCACCCACCAAGGCGCTTCCTGGGGATGGCGTGCTACACAATTTATGAAAAATATCCCCTATCCTGCAACTCTTGCGACAATAACTCTTCCACTGAGCAAAATTCAAGACACTGAGGCGAAAAACGCAGTAGAGCATTACGCTCAACAACAATGGGATCGAGATAAACTGATAACACTCTTATCTCCGATCGCCAATTGGGCAAGAACCAACAACGTTGCAGTTTTATGCAATGAATTTGGTGCGATTCCTTGGACAGTTCCGCGCGGTTCGCTACTACGCTATCTCAAAGATGTGCGACAAGTATTGGAATCTATGGGGATCGGTTGGGGACAGTGGTTTGAGCTAGATGTGCATGATGCAGAAGTCATGCAAGCACTTGGGTTAAAACCAATTCGTCATTAA
- a CDS encoding choice-of-anchor tandem repeat NxxGxxAF-containing protein, translated as MSRYKFTQISQISTSHSVFRASAINDKGTVAFEGFVDRTLPPNGIFTGSGGGNTTIVDGSPINHIFFSPTINNSNTKSFIGVFYSPDYAQSYTGVFTENNGKITTIVDSNREFGYFSHAKLNDQGAIVFNALLDTTEAGIFVNQNGKTTTIASSRDRFSNFNAGFRTVGTDGPASAFSVPSINDAGTVAFHATLDTGATGIFLGRGKGTVKVADSTGRFRSFSSPAINNNGTVAFLAQLNNGKHGIFKKRRDREVETYIDDSGPFSFFQSIPALNDQGQIAFLAYLHAGGGSGIYTGKNPVTNKVIAVGDPLANSKVVDLVIDGRGLNNTGQVTFEALLENGQTAVFRADPVSNANVGGVSVLTLSMFAVLGLCWCRRNK; from the coding sequence ATGTCTCGCTACAAGTTTACCCAAATCAGTCAAATTAGTACTTCCCATAGTGTATTTAGAGCCTCTGCTATCAACGACAAAGGAACCGTAGCTTTTGAAGGTTTTGTCGATCGGACTCTTCCACCAAACGGAATTTTTACCGGTTCGGGAGGCGGAAATACAACAATTGTTGATGGTAGCCCTATTAATCACATTTTCTTTAGTCCTACTATCAACAACAGCAACACAAAGTCATTCATTGGTGTTTTTTATAGTCCAGACTACGCCCAATCTTATACAGGGGTTTTTACCGAGAATAATGGAAAGATTACTACTATTGTTGATAGTAATCGTGAATTTGGATACTTTAGTCACGCCAAATTGAACGATCAAGGGGCAATAGTTTTTAATGCCCTTCTAGATACAACAGAAGCGGGAATTTTTGTTAATCAAAATGGTAAAACAACAACGATTGCTTCCAGCCGCGATCGCTTTAGTAACTTTAATGCTGGCTTTAGAACCGTAGGAACTGATGGTCCTGCTAGTGCTTTTAGTGTACCATCGATTAATGATGCTGGCACGGTTGCGTTTCACGCTACTTTGGATACAGGAGCAACTGGAATCTTTCTTGGTAGAGGTAAAGGAACTGTTAAAGTTGCTGACAGTACTGGTAGATTTAGATCCTTCAGTTCACCAGCTATTAATAATAATGGCACGGTTGCCTTTTTAGCTCAGTTAAATAATGGCAAGCACGGTATCTTTAAAAAGAGACGAGATCGAGAAGTAGAAACGTATATTGACGATAGTGGTCCTTTTAGTTTTTTTCAATCAATTCCTGCGCTTAACGATCAAGGTCAAATCGCCTTTTTAGCTTATCTTCATGCGGGAGGTGGTAGTGGTATTTATACAGGAAAAAACCCTGTAACTAACAAAGTTATTGCTGTTGGCGATCCTCTTGCTAATTCTAAAGTAGTGGATCTGGTGATTGATGGACGCGGATTGAACAATACTGGTCAAGTGACATTTGAAGCGCTGCTAGAAAATGGTCAAACCGCAGTTTTCCGTGCCGATCCCGTTTCTAATGCTAATGTTGGGGGTGTTTCAGTATTGACTTTAAGTATGTTTGCTGTACTAGGTTTGTGTTGGTGTAGGCGAAATAAGTAG
- a CDS encoding ferric reductase-like transmembrane domain-containing protein, translated as MFQRKNFWVVGIFWIALHLLLTLSPLLILLIQPAPSGRGFWIEFSAAFGYVGLAMMMLQFALTARFDAIAAPYGIDIVLQYHRYITQVAFALILAHPIILFFHDRQYLQALNFFAAPWRAKFAILSTIALILLVVTSVWRQKLKLNYEVWRTSHGIFAVTAVGLGLAHAFGVNYYLVLPWKALLWTLLAFVAFGSLIYVRLLKPWLMMQKPYRVETVVPQRGNAWTLVLRPQGHEGIRFSPGQFAWLTLDRSPYHIQEHPFSFSSNGDRTDQVALTIKAVGDFTNKIKHIQPGTKAFLDGPHGAFTPDQFSFTGLVLIANGVGVTPMFSILVTFAQRGDRRPIHLIYANASWENVAFREELEYLNKQLESLSVTHVIKKPPENWAGESGYINKELLARHIPSDREGWRYFLCGSPRFLAEVEKALHELEVPAKYIHIEHFNLV; from the coding sequence ATGTTTCAAAGAAAAAATTTCTGGGTTGTAGGAATATTTTGGATAGCTTTACATCTTCTATTAACCCTTTCTCCGTTGTTGATTCTGTTGATTCAGCCAGCGCCAAGTGGGAGGGGTTTTTGGATTGAGTTTTCTGCGGCTTTTGGATATGTAGGCTTGGCAATGATGATGCTGCAATTTGCACTGACAGCGCGTTTTGATGCGATCGCGGCTCCTTACGGTATTGATATTGTTCTGCAATACCATCGCTATATTACCCAAGTCGCATTTGCTTTGATCCTTGCTCATCCCATCATTTTATTTTTTCACGATCGTCAATACCTACAAGCGCTCAACTTTTTTGCGGCTCCTTGGCGAGCAAAATTCGCCATTCTTTCGACGATCGCTTTAATATTACTTGTTGTCACTTCGGTATGGCGACAGAAACTCAAGCTCAACTATGAAGTGTGGCGCACCAGTCACGGAATTTTTGCTGTAACTGCGGTAGGGTTAGGGCTAGCTCATGCTTTTGGCGTGAACTACTATCTTGTACTTCCTTGGAAAGCTTTGCTGTGGACGCTGCTAGCGTTTGTGGCGTTTGGTTCATTGATTTATGTCCGTTTGCTCAAGCCGTGGTTGATGATGCAAAAACCCTATCGGGTAGAAACTGTGGTTCCACAACGAGGTAACGCTTGGACACTCGTACTGCGTCCGCAGGGACATGAAGGTATTCGTTTTTCTCCAGGACAATTTGCTTGGTTAACGCTCGATCGCTCTCCTTATCACATTCAAGAGCATCCGTTTTCGTTTTCTTCTAACGGCGATCGCACCGATCAAGTCGCACTCACAATCAAAGCCGTTGGTGATTTTACAAACAAAATTAAACACATTCAACCAGGGACAAAAGCTTTTCTTGATGGTCCCCACGGCGCTTTTACTCCGGATCAGTTCAGCTTCACTGGCTTAGTTCTCATCGCCAACGGTGTAGGTGTCACACCAATGTTTAGCATTCTCGTTACCTTTGCTCAACGCGGCGATCGCCGACCAATTCACTTAATTTACGCCAATGCTTCCTGGGAGAATGTGGCTTTCCGCGAAGAATTAGAATATCTCAACAAGCAATTAGAGAGCTTGAGTGTAACTCATGTAATCAAAAAGCCTCCTGAAAATTGGGCGGGAGAGTCGGGCTATATCAACAAAGAACTGCTAGCACGACATATTCCAAGCGATCGCGAAGGCTGGCGCTATTTTCTTTGTGGTTCGCCCCGCTTTTTAGCTGAAGTCGAAAAAGCCTTACACGAGCTAGAAGTTCCCGCTAAATATATCCACATAGAACACTTCAATCTTGTTTGA
- a CDS encoding ABC exporter membrane fusion protein, with translation MSIVTEKPGSKQSRFKPNKWRIPLILATTVVVGTVAFIRFHQTNQPTPTVVTNPTPVTRNVVALGRLEPQGEVVALSSPSSAQGARVEQILVKEGDWVKAGETVAILDTHTRLQAALESAQADVQVARAALAKIQAGAQTGEIEAQKAAIARLEAELAGQQETLQATVARQVAAQRNAQSDYERYQRLYQEGAISVQELETRRLNAETARQQVNESQATRNETIATLQRQIEEARANLNRITEVRPTDVREAQAQVNRMLAAVKLTQAELALSYIKAPIDGEIIKIHTRSGETISSDGIAELARTNQMVVVAEVLEEDISKVRTGQTASITSENRAFSEKIQGTVSQVGRQIGKQNILDSDPAADVDARVVEVRINLPTTASELVSGFTYAKVVVEINV, from the coding sequence ATGTCAATCGTTACAGAGAAGCCAGGGTCAAAACAATCACGCTTCAAGCCAAATAAGTGGCGCATTCCTTTAATCCTTGCGACAACTGTTGTTGTTGGTACTGTTGCTTTCATTCGATTTCACCAAACAAATCAACCAACGCCTACAGTAGTAACTAATCCGACGCCAGTCACCCGCAATGTTGTTGCGTTAGGGCGCTTAGAACCACAAGGAGAAGTTGTCGCCCTATCTTCACCAAGTTCAGCACAAGGCGCAAGAGTTGAGCAAATCTTGGTAAAAGAAGGCGATTGGGTGAAAGCAGGTGAAACAGTAGCAATTCTAGACACGCATACCCGCCTACAAGCCGCGCTAGAAAGCGCTCAAGCCGATGTACAAGTTGCGCGTGCTGCACTCGCAAAAATCCAAGCAGGAGCGCAAACCGGAGAAATCGAAGCCCAAAAAGCCGCGATCGCCCGTCTGGAAGCCGAACTTGCAGGACAACAAGAAACGCTTCAAGCAACAGTCGCGCGTCAAGTAGCAGCGCAGCGCAATGCTCAAAGTGACTACGAACGTTATCAACGGTTGTATCAAGAGGGTGCAATTTCTGTGCAAGAACTGGAAACAAGACGCTTAAATGCAGAAACCGCACGACAGCAAGTTAATGAAAGCCAAGCAACTCGTAACGAAACAATCGCAACTTTACAACGCCAAATCGAGGAAGCGCGAGCCAATCTCAACCGCATTACCGAAGTGCGCCCAACCGACGTGCGCGAAGCCCAAGCTCAAGTAAATCGGATGCTGGCTGCTGTTAAATTAACTCAAGCAGAATTAGCATTAAGCTATATTAAAGCTCCCATTGATGGGGAAATCATTAAAATTCACACGCGATCTGGAGAAACAATTAGCTCCGATGGAATTGCTGAACTCGCGCGGACCAATCAAATGGTTGTCGTTGCAGAAGTTCTTGAAGAAGATATTAGCAAAGTACGTACAGGTCAAACAGCGAGTATTACTAGCGAAAACCGAGCTTTTTCTGAAAAAATTCAAGGGACTGTGTCACAAGTAGGTAGACAAATCGGTAAACAAAACATTTTAGATAGCGATCCTGCTGCGGATGTTGATGCCAGAGTTGTAGAAGTCAGAATTAATTTACCCACAACAGCTAGCGAGTTAGTTTCTGGTTTTACTTACGCCAAAGTGGTTGTAGAAATTAATGTTTAA
- the devC gene encoding ABC transporter permease DevC: MIRKIPLAWLQLTREKTRLIVALAGIAFANILMFMQLGFREALFDGNVQFHQSLNGEIVVINPQSDALLSLKTFSQRRLYQVLALEEVESVHPIYIGFTSWRNPQTRKLRSIQVIGFDPDASIVNLPGVQQNLDKIKQPDVFLFDQGSRQEFGTIAADFLQGKAIATEVGGRTIKIGGLFQLGTSFGADGNLITSDLNFFRLFNQDGRNLGLIDVGLVKLKPGANTEVVLEKLRSSLTQKDIRLLSKQEFIDFEKSYWASSTAIGFIFTLGTIMAFVVGTVIVYQILYSEIADHLPEYATLKAIGYTQVYLLIVVFQQALILAALGYLPGFAFAMFQYNIVQKETLLPIAMTISRALLVLLLTVLMCCVSGAIAIRKLRAADPADIFS; encoded by the coding sequence ATGATTCGTAAAATTCCTTTGGCATGGTTACAACTCACGCGCGAAAAAACACGGTTAATTGTGGCATTAGCTGGAATTGCTTTTGCCAATATTTTAATGTTTATGCAATTAGGTTTTCGAGAAGCATTGTTTGATGGTAATGTTCAGTTTCACCAAAGCTTGAATGGCGAAATTGTTGTCATCAATCCTCAATCGGATGCGTTACTTTCTCTGAAAACTTTTTCGCAGCGGCGTTTGTACCAAGTTTTAGCACTTGAGGAAGTGGAATCCGTTCATCCTATTTATATAGGTTTTACTTCATGGAGAAACCCTCAAACACGCAAGCTGCGTAGTATTCAAGTGATTGGATTTGACCCAGATGCTTCTATCGTCAACTTACCAGGAGTCCAACAAAACCTCGATAAAATTAAGCAACCAGATGTTTTTTTGTTCGACCAAGGTTCGCGTCAAGAGTTCGGTACAATCGCCGCTGATTTTTTACAAGGAAAGGCGATCGCAACAGAAGTAGGAGGACGCACAATTAAAATTGGCGGATTGTTTCAGCTAGGAACGTCATTCGGTGCTGATGGTAATTTAATCACAAGCGATTTAAATTTTTTCCGGTTATTTAATCAAGACGGACGAAACCTCGGACTTATTGACGTTGGTTTAGTTAAACTCAAACCAGGAGCAAATACCGAAGTTGTTCTTGAAAAGCTGCGGAGTTCTCTAACGCAAAAAGATATCAGACTACTATCTAAGCAAGAATTTATCGATTTTGAAAAATCTTATTGGGCAAGTAGTACAGCAATTGGTTTTATCTTTACTCTAGGAACAATCATGGCGTTTGTCGTCGGAACTGTGATTGTCTATCAAATATTGTACAGTGAAATCGCCGATCATTTACCCGAATACGCAACACTCAAAGCAATAGGATACACTCAAGTTTACTTACTCATTGTTGTTTTTCAGCAAGCTTTAATCTTAGCTGCTTTAGGATATTTACCTGGATTTGCCTTTGCGATGTTTCAGTACAATATAGTACAAAAAGAAACGCTGTTACCAATCGCCATGACAATAAGCCGCGCCTTATTAGTACTACTTTTGACAGTTTTGATGTGCTGCGTATCGGGTGCGATCGCTATCCGTAAACTGCGGGCGGCTGATCCAGCAGATATTTTTAGTTAA
- a CDS encoding DevA family ABC transporter ATP-binding protein, translating to MQQPALKIQSLNHYYGKGVLQKQTLLDINLEIGAGEFVIITGQSGSGKTTLLSLIGGLRSVQSGSIQFLGQELSGASQQKLTKLRRQIGYIFQSHNLLGFLTAQQNVQMAAQVNNNISLQVARSQTILQAVGLGDRLNYYPENLSGGQKQRVAIARALVNQPKLVLADEPTASLDSKSGRAVVELMQHLAQEQSCTIVMVTHDNRILDVADRIIHMEDGHLSGNHRFTSDTHQLIHFDS from the coding sequence ATGCAACAACCAGCACTAAAAATTCAATCTCTTAACCACTACTATGGTAAAGGCGTTTTGCAAAAGCAAACTTTACTCGATATTAATTTAGAAATTGGTGCGGGAGAGTTTGTGATTATTACAGGACAATCAGGATCGGGAAAAACAACATTACTCAGTTTGATTGGTGGTTTGCGTTCTGTACAATCAGGAAGTATTCAGTTTCTCGGTCAAGAATTATCCGGCGCAAGTCAGCAAAAGCTAACAAAACTGCGACGCCAAATCGGTTATATTTTTCAATCACACAACTTACTAGGATTTCTCACAGCACAGCAAAATGTGCAAATGGCAGCGCAAGTCAACAATAACATTTCGCTGCAAGTTGCGCGATCGCAAACAATTCTTCAAGCAGTCGGGTTAGGCGATCGCCTCAATTACTACCCCGAAAATCTCTCTGGTGGACAAAAACAACGCGTTGCGATCGCCAGGGCTTTAGTCAATCAACCTAAACTTGTCTTAGCTGACGAACCAACAGCATCTTTAGATAGCAAATCTGGTCGTGCTGTTGTTGAATTGATGCAGCATCTTGCTCAAGAACAAAGCTGTACAATTGTCATGGTGACGCACGATAATCGTATTTTAGACGTTGCCGACCGTATTATTCATATGGAAGATGGTCACTTAAGCGGCAATCATCGCTTCACATCAGATACGCACCAATTAATTCATTTTGATTCATAA
- a CDS encoding type ISP restriction/modification enzyme, which translates to MNTVLIEHPRHRHLPNKQDSKLYPTLRKSAWHEVHSQRQGRLIADVQIRGILRIYSQKRNDEQLTPILADYPVIGSNVVEAVRYAQRQQSDDKGRVWINQKQYFKNVPSQVWNYSVGNYQICQKWIKDREGCYLSQKDIRQYQRIITALNEMIELMAGIEAVFQLGSNKEQLFIAAHQ; encoded by the coding sequence ATGAATACAGTCTTAATAGAACATCCTCGGCATCGTCACTTACCTAATAAACAAGATAGTAAGCTTTATCCCACACTACGAAAATCAGCTTGGCATGAAGTTCATTCACAGCGCCAAGGAAGATTAATAGCAGATGTTCAAATTCGAGGAATTTTGCGTATATATTCACAAAAACGAAATGACGAACAGCTAACACCAATCCTTGCTGATTACCCTGTTATAGGTAGTAATGTTGTTGAAGCAGTGCGCTATGCCCAGCGACAGCAAAGTGACGACAAAGGACGAGTTTGGATTAATCAAAAACAATATTTCAAAAACGTACCTTCACAAGTTTGGAACTACAGTGTTGGCAACTATCAAATTTGTCAAAAATGGATCAAAGATCGTGAAGGTTGTTATCTCAGCCAGAAAGATATTCGACAATATCAGCGGATTATAACCGCATTAAACGAGATGATCGAGCTAATGGCAGGAATTGAGGCAGTATTTCAGCTTGGCTCAAATAAAGAACAATTATTTATCGCCGCTCATCAATAA
- a CDS encoding methyltransferase, with amino-acid sequence MVSSQHKTSDVTIPRPPVAQGVPPQVKILQMMNAYRLAQSISVAAKLGIADLLTQPQSVTALAQTTATHEQSLYRLLRVLASFDIFTEDENGLFHLTPRGALLQTNISNSLRDYAIVVGEMWHWRMWGGILHSIKTGEPAFDQIFGMEFQEYYQQNPEVAKNFDGAMVSALAMTDVAILANYDFTSFQRIVDIGAGGQGDGKLIASILKNNSSQQGVYFDTPTRIEQVERLIEVTGLSDRTQLVTGDVFQSFPPDGDVYIIKNLIHDYDDDRAIAILKNCRQAIATHGKLLLIEMVIPPGNEPSLGKILDVEALLMSAGAIERTQEQYQQLLAAAGFQLTNIISSRSPMSIIESVPT; translated from the coding sequence ATGGTTTCATCGCAACACAAAACTTCAGATGTGACAATACCTCGTCCGCCAGTTGCTCAAGGCGTACCACCGCAGGTCAAAATTCTGCAAATGATGAATGCTTATCGACTTGCGCAGTCAATTTCTGTGGCGGCGAAGTTGGGTATTGCAGACTTATTAACGCAACCGCAGAGTGTTACAGCGTTAGCCCAAACAACCGCAACTCACGAACAGTCACTATATCGATTGTTAAGAGTACTTGCTAGTTTTGATATCTTCACCGAAGACGAAAACGGTTTATTTCACCTGACTCCAAGAGGCGCATTACTGCAAACCAACATATCCAATTCGCTACGAGACTATGCGATCGTCGTTGGTGAAATGTGGCACTGGCGGATGTGGGGAGGTATTCTGCACAGCATTAAAACAGGCGAACCCGCTTTTGACCAGATTTTCGGAATGGAGTTTCAAGAATATTATCAGCAAAATCCTGAAGTTGCCAAAAACTTTGATGGAGCGATGGTTAGTGCGTTAGCAATGACCGATGTTGCAATATTAGCTAACTATGATTTCACATCATTCCAGCGCATCGTTGATATTGGCGCAGGAGGTCAAGGCGATGGTAAACTCATTGCTTCGATATTGAAAAACAACTCATCACAACAGGGAGTTTATTTCGACACTCCAACGCGCATCGAACAAGTAGAACGCCTTATTGAAGTAACAGGATTGAGCGATCGCACTCAACTTGTCACCGGAGATGTTTTTCAATCATTTCCCCCTGATGGTGATGTTTACATCATTAAAAACCTCATTCACGACTACGACGACGATCGCGCGATCGCCATTCTCAAAAACTGCCGCCAAGCGATCGCCACACATGGCAAACTGTTACTCATCGAGATGGTTATCCCGCCAGGTAACGAACCATCCCTAGGCAAAATTTTAGACGTAGAAGCACTCCTCATGAGTGCAGGCGCGATCGAACGCACCCAAGAACAATATCAACAACTTCTCGCCGCCGCCGGTTTTCAACTCACCAACATTATCTCCTCACGCTCTCCAATGAGCATCATCGAGTCTGTACCAACATAA
- a CDS encoding antibiotic biosynthesis monooxygenase, translating to MTTLINNQTLTTISQDADLVTLINVFIVEPENQQLLVDLLVKATEEVMCKLPGFISANIHKSLDGKRVTNYAQWRSVEDFRGIFNNPEALAHMPAIGKIAQSDPTLYEICYIKKS from the coding sequence ATGACGACACTCATCAACAACCAAACATTAACAACAATTTCCCAAGATGCCGATCTTGTCACCCTCATTAATGTCTTCATCGTCGAACCAGAAAACCAACAATTACTCGTTGATTTATTAGTAAAAGCGACAGAAGAAGTCATGTGTAAACTCCCTGGCTTTATCTCAGCAAACATCCACAAAAGCTTAGACGGTAAACGAGTTACAAACTACGCGCAATGGAGAAGTGTAGAAGACTTTCGCGGCATTTTTAATAATCCTGAAGCCTTAGCACATATGCCCGCGATCGGCAAAATCGCGCAATCAGACCCCACGCTTTACGAAATTTGCTACATCAAAAAGTCTTAG